Part of the Nostoc sp. ATCC 53789 genome, TCAGCAAACTGTTGAGCATTTCCAAACGCAGATCGCGTTCTGCGGTTTTCATTATGAACCTCCTCTATTTGTGATGAATGAGGAGGCAGATGTTGCACGCGGGGCGATCAAGTCACCGCGCAAGTTGTAGAAGCATTGGATATAACTTATGCAGAGTTATGTAAGCTTCCGCGATCGGGGCGCAGCAACAACTGCCAATAACTATGTAGCAGTCCTAATTAGTATGTGAAATTCTCTGTCTTTTTCTTCAACTTCGCGTCCTTCTCTAACGAGACGCTGCGCGAATGCGTCCTTGGCGGTTCGTTTAAAAAAGTAATTTTTGCAACTCAACAAAGACACAAAGAAAAGACCGAAAGAGAAGTTGTCATCAATCATTAATGAAATAAGATCACTTCGTGCAAGTCGAAAAAGCTGTTGATTCACACACGGGATTTGAACCCGTAGTTGCTTGAGCTTCAGTCAAGTGCCTGTACCATTCGGCTAGTATGTAAGCTTATCCAGTTAGGGCACGAAGTGAAAAATTTAGGTTTTAGAAAGTTGATTTAAAATAAATCGAATTTCTTTCTTATTACACTGCTGTTTCCTAACAGCGTAAATCATTCGACCTGTATATGCCACAGAACGATGAATTACACCTTTGACAGCATCCGTCACATAATGAATGGGTGGCCATGGCAAATCTTCAAAGGTAATTAAATACCAAATTTCGTTTAGCTTCTGGTATTGATGATAATTATCAATGATGACAATATCAGTTTGTTCCTGCTTTTGCTTTTGCTTCTGCTTTCGAGGTATTTTCTCAGATGCACAAAGAATTCCGGTTTCAGGATGGATATAGAAGCGATCGCGATGGTTTGTATCTAGCTGACTTCGATACCCTCGATAAGGCTTGCTATAGAAACCACCATCAATTATTTCCACATATCGTTCAACATAGTCCCACACATGACCGATAACATGCTGTCCTGCCATTGTACTGGGATCTAATCGTTGACACAATTGGCTGTAAACGTCATTCCAAGGCTGTCCGACTTGCGATCGCAAAAACCGACGCAGAGGGCCGAGATGATCTGAAAGATACTTGGATTTATTTCTTGGTTTAATCAGATAGGGATTCAACAATCCATCCTGAATTGCATCCTGGGTGATTTTGTATAATTGCTTTTTAAAACCAGTCACCTTTTTGAGGCTAATTCTTCTCCCACCACGAGGACGCTCAATTACAATCTCGCTCAAACGATGTTCGCTCATATCTCACGTTGTTTAAATGCAGTTGTACTAATTGAGTTGTTATTAAACATGAGTTAGCTAACATCATTGAACTCACCTCCGTATTGAGTAAAGGTTATAGATAAATACAATTCAAATAATTGAAATTCCGCACAAGTTAGCAAAGCAGTTTTCACAATTGCCTATACCAATTTGGCTACGCTCCCATCAAAGGGAGCGACAAGATTTGAACCTGCATTCCGTTGCCGGAGTGTGTAGACTTCACAAGTTAGGGCGCGGAATAAAATTTAACCATAGACAGCTTCAGGGCGGACGATTAAATCGCCACTAGGACGGCGATCGATTACGTAACCAGAAAGGCGATCGCTATTCACATCTAAATGTCGAGCAACGCGCTCCTTCACTGCCACATCATTCATCCCTGCTGCAATTCCCAATTGGGTTTTTGGCACATCAACAGAACGTCCTTCAAATCGAATATGAACCATTGCAATCACCTCTTGTTTTAATTACGAATTACGAATTACGTAGCTTGCTTCTCGCTTTTGGCGAGTATTACGAATTCGTATTAGTGGATCTGATCGGGATTGAACCGATACCCTCCCTGTGAGAGTTACACTCACACCTCGTGCGAGTTGAAAAAGCTGTGGTAACACCGCAGGAATTGAACCTGCAACTTATCGTTTTAGAGACGATCGCTCTACCATTGAGCAAGTATGTAAGCTTTTTCTGTTAGGGCACAAGTGACATCCGGGATCTCTACCGTTAGAGCTACAGACCCAAGTTTGAATAATTGCAATGGCTTGATTGAGGCGATCGCAACTTCAATCAAAGTCAAGGCAAATGGAGCCGTCGGGAATTGAACCCGAATCCTGCAACCGTCCGTTTGTTGGCTTCGGAGCAGTCGAACACCAATCGCGGCCCCAAACAGTAGCATCTATACAATTGTCTAGCTTCTGATAGGTTTTAGTTTTGCCTTTGAGGAGGCTTTTCTTTTTATACTACAAATGTAATACAGGCTCTACATAATGTCAAGGGGATACTACAAATTTTGCAATCCAATGCGTGTTATTTAGATTCTCTCTTCTAAAAGCCTTACTCCCCTTCCCTACAAGGGAAGGGGCTGGGGGTTAGGTCTTTTTTCTACTCAACTGAAAATCGCTGTATTACTCAATTAACTGCGGTTATCTATCTGAGCGCGTTGCAAACTTCCAGAAAAGTCAACATAAACACTTTTCCATTCTGTGAAAACATCCATTGCAGTAGTTCCAGCTTCGCGGTGTCCGTTACCGGTTTGTTTCACACCCCCAAAGGGCAAATGTACCTCTGCGCCGATAGTAGGGCCGTTAATATAGGTGATACCTGCCTCGATGTCGCGCATAGCAGTAAAAGCCCGGTTGATGTCGCGGGTGTAAACTGAAGAAGAAAGTCCGTAATTGCTATCGTTGAGAATTGCGATCGCTTCCTCAAAGGAACTAACCTCAATTAATGCCACCACTGGCCCAAATATCTCTTCACGGGCAACTCGCATATCGGGAGTTACATCATCCAAAATAGTTGGTTGAAAGAAGTAACCGTTTTTCAATGAGCCTTCATTGGCAATTTCTCCACCAATTAAAACCTTTGCACCTTCCTCACGGGCGATATCCAAATACTTGCTTACCTGTTGGAGTTGCTTTTCATTGATAATCGGGCCAATATCTGTGTCGGTATCAGTGCCAGCACCCAAGCGTAACTTACTAGTACGCTCGTAAAGCATGGCGGTGAATTTTTCTTTAATATCACGATGCAAAATCAGGCGACTAGTAGCCGTACATCGTTGACCGGTTGTTCCAAAAGCACCCCACACCGCACCATCTAAGGCAAGTTCCAAATCGGCATCTTCCATCACTATTTGGGCATTTTTACCACCCATTTCCAGACAGACACGTTTGTGAGTGCGTCCACAAGTAGCGCCAACAAAAGCACCTGTTTCTGAAGAACCAGTAAACGATACCAAATCTACATTGGGATGCTCAACTAAAGCTTTCCCCGCTTCTTCTCCTACACCATGCACCAAGTTAATTACTCCTGCTGGTAAACCTGCTTGTTGGAAAATTTCAATCAATTTAGTTGCACAGGCTGAGGTATCTTCGGCAGGTTTGAGGATGACTGTGTTGCCACATACCAAAGCTGGCATAGCTTTCCAGCAAGGAATTGCCACAGGAAAATTCCAGGGAGTGATTAAGGCACAAACTCCGATAGGCATTCGCACAGTCATAGCGAATTTATTAGACATTTCTGATGGTGTAGTTTGCCCAAATAGTCGCCGTCCTTCGCCAGCAGTGTAAAAGGCGCAGTCAATACCTTCTTGCACATCTCCCCTGGCTTCTGTTAGGGGTTTACCCATTTCCCGACTGATTAACTGGGCAAGTTCTTCTTTATGCTGGAGTAATATTTCCCCAACGCGAAAGATGTATTCTGCCCTAGCTGGGGCCGGGACTGTGCGCCAACTGCGGTAGGCTTTACGGGCTGCGGCTACTGCTGTATCTACATCATTAACTTGGGAACGGGGGAATGTGGCAACGATTTCGGTTTTGTCCGCAGGGTTGCGACTTTCTAAAGTTCCTTCCCCTACAGCATTCAACCATTGACCATTGATGTAATTGCGGCAAGATAGCGGAGTTGTCATCTTAAAAATCCCCGGCTGATGATCGAGTGAAACTTGTGTACTAATACAACTTCTGTATGAAGATGCGGCAAACTAATATGAGAAACTAACCGCATTCGCGCAGCGTCTCGTCAGAGAAGGACACAAAGAAAGAAACAATAAGCCAAGAAAATTTGGCAAGACTCTGCGTACCTTTGCGTTTATTTTGCGTTCTTCTGCGTTTAAAAACGCTACGATTTTAGATAAAGCTATACTAAGTTTGCTTGCTTTCTAGGTTATCCTCAAGTTGAAAAAATTGGTGTGAGAAACAAATATCGATATAAAAATTAAGGCACTAACGCCAAGACACCCACAGGAGAACCAG contains:
- a CDS encoding aldehyde dehydrogenase family protein — translated: MTTPLSCRNYINGQWLNAVGEGTLESRNPADKTEIVATFPRSQVNDVDTAVAAARKAYRSWRTVPAPARAEYIFRVGEILLQHKEELAQLISREMGKPLTEARGDVQEGIDCAFYTAGEGRRLFGQTTPSEMSNKFAMTVRMPIGVCALITPWNFPVAIPCWKAMPALVCGNTVILKPAEDTSACATKLIEIFQQAGLPAGVINLVHGVGEEAGKALVEHPNVDLVSFTGSSETGAFVGATCGRTHKRVCLEMGGKNAQIVMEDADLELALDGAVWGAFGTTGQRCTATSRLILHRDIKEKFTAMLYERTSKLRLGAGTDTDTDIGPIINEKQLQQVSKYLDIAREEGAKVLIGGEIANEGSLKNGYFFQPTILDDVTPDMRVAREEIFGPVVALIEVSSFEEAIAILNDSNYGLSSSVYTRDINRAFTAMRDIEAGITYINGPTIGAEVHLPFGGVKQTGNGHREAGTTAMDVFTEWKSVYVDFSGSLQRAQIDNRS